A genomic window from Salvia hispanica cultivar TCC Black 2014 chromosome 5, UniMelb_Shisp_WGS_1.0, whole genome shotgun sequence includes:
- the LOC125188069 gene encoding receptor-like protein EIX2 has product MGMLESLDLSNNQLSGKIPTSLAQLHYLAVLDLSNNNLSGKIPPSTQLQSFKASSYAKNKGLCGLPLALCPGDSLRPSTTNPGENMNKKGGSLSFMQEVAISMGFGFIFGFWGVFNSRYCSIFLFFVDRGGQASIWYKKKEQ; this is encoded by the coding sequence ATGGGAATGTTAGAAAGTCTTGATCTATCAAACAATCAATTGTCTGGGAAAATACCCACAAGCTTGGCACAATTACATTACTTGGCTGTTCTTGATTTGTCGAACAACAATTTGTCCGGAAAAATTCCACCAAGTACTCAACTCCAGAGCTTCAAAGCATCTTCTTACGCCAAGAACAAGGGACTCTGTGGCCTCCCACTAGCGTTGTGCCCCGGCGATAGCTTGAGGCCGTCCACCACTAATCCGGGGGAAAACATGAATAAGAAAGGCGGCAGCCTCTCTTTTATGCAAGAAGTGGCCATATCAATGGGCTTTGGttttatatttggattttggggAGTGTTTAACTCAAGATATTGTTCTATCTTTCTATTCTTTGTTGACAGAGGTGGACAAGCTAGTATATGGTACAAGAAGAAGGAACAATAA
- the LOC125188071 gene encoding receptor-like protein EIX1, translated as MSNTTGHVIALRLNAANYYGGLQGEVGSSLLELHHLNYLDLSGNDFGGNPIPKFIGSMKQLQHLYLIGCNFGGIVPPQLGNLTNLKSLALPGNSLRIENLDWLSSLSLLSYLSLSQIDLSQTNWLQHILSLHSLHELHLNTCNLKDSSPSLNSSSTSLSILALSDNHLTFSALNWLSNISTVLVEISMSSNAIGGSIPIALLDKITFIEHLDLSDNMLEGQIPKSLCTLSRLRVLVLYENDLSGNLENLFGNASAKGILESLQILDLARNKLNGSLPDLRAFSALTEVYLEGNNFTGSIPPSIGQLSNLHTLDLSGNFLNGIVSESHFKKLDMLKMLDLSFNSLILHFAPNWIPTFQLDAILLAGCNVGPSFPKWIQTQRNFSVLDLSIAGIIDEAPTWLWSISPLLEHLFLSSNQISGTIPNLSSTSITVLDLSNNSISGPIPLLYANTIIVQLSGNMFFGSISSICKTRHDQLAALDLSNNELSGEIPNCWEKMPNLNILHLANNRFWGEIPRSLGSLHDLTALQLRGNSLSGEFPSTLRSCHSLQLFDVAENELTGDIPTWFGEMYKMTFLNLGTNKLHGSIK; from the exons ATGAG CAATACCACTGGCCATGTCATCGCCCTCCGACTTAATGCTGCTAACTATTATGGTGGATTGCAAGGTGAGGTTGGTTCTTCATTGCTTGAGTTGCATCATTTAAACTATCTTGACCTCAGTGGGAATGATTTTGGAGGCAATCcaatcccaaaattcattGGTTCCATGAAACAGTTACAACACTTGTATCTCATCGGTTGTAACTTTGGTGGGATTGTTCCTCCTCAGTTGGGGAACCTTACCAACCTGAAATCACTTGCTCTCCCTGGTAACTCTTTGAGGATTGAGAATCTCGATTGGCTTTCAAGTCTCTCTTTGTTGTCTTATCTTAGTTTGAGTCAAATCGACTTGAGTCAAACTAACTGGCTGCAGCATATCCTGAGCCTTCACTCCCTCCATGAATTGCACTTAAACACCTGTAACTTGAAGGATAGTAGCCCTTCACTTAATTCTTCTTCTACGTCTCTTTCTATCCTTGCTCTGTCTGATAACCACCTCACTTTTTCCGCATTGAATTGGTTATCTAACATTAGCACAGTTCTAGTGGAAATAAGCATGTCCTCCAATGCCATAGGTGGCTCGATTCCTATTGCATTACTTGACAAGATCACTTTCATTGAGCATCTTGATCTTTCCGATAACATGCTTGAAGGTCAAATCCCAAAATCTTTGTGTACTCTGAGTCGTTTGCGTGTCTTAGTCCTTTATGAAAATGACTTGAGCGGAAACCTTGAAAATTTGTTCGGAAATGCATCTGCCAAAGGAATATTGGAATCACTCCAAATTCTGGATTTGGCTCGTAATAAACTCAATGGATCACTGCCGGACCTGAGAGCATTTTCTGCACTGACAGAAGTGTACCTTGAGGGAAACAACTTCACAGGCTCCATTCCTCCGAGTATTGGCCAACTCTCTAATCTTCATACTCTAGATCTTTCTGGTAATTTTCTGAATGGGATAGTCTCTGAGTCCCACTTCAAAAAGCTTGATATGTTGAAAATGCTAGATTTATCCTTCAATTCATTGATATTGCATTTTGCTCCTAATTGGATTCCAACTTTTCAGTTGGATGCTATATTGTTAGCAGGATGCAATGTGGGCCCCTCTTTCCCAAAATGGATTCAAACTCAGAGAAATTTCTCCGTTCTTGATCTCTCTATAGCTGGTATAATAGATGAAGCGCCAACATGGTTGTGGAGTATTTCACCTTTGTTAGAGCACTTATTTCTTTCCAGCAATCAAATTAGTGGCACTATTCCCAACCTCTCATCCACTTCCATCACAGTTTTAGATCTTAGTAACAATAGTATCTCAGGACCTATTCCATTACTCTATGCCAATACTATTATTGTTCAGCTGAGTGGAAATATGTTCTTTGGTTCAATCTCATCTATTTGCAAAACTCGCCATGATCAGCTTGCTGCCCTTGACCTCTCCAATAACGAGTTGTCTGGAGAGATTCCCAACTGCTGGGAGAAAATGCCAAACTTGAATATTCTCCATTTGGCTAACAACAGGTTTTGGGGTGAAATTCCTCGCTCTTTGGGGTCTTTGCACGACCTCACTGCACTGCAGTTGCGAGGTAATAGTTTATCTGGAGAGTTTCCTTCCACTTTGAGAAGTTGCCATAGTTTGCAGTTATTTGATGTTGCAGAGAATGAGTTAACAGGAGACATCCCTACTTGGTTTGGTGAAAtgtataaaatgacatttctAAACCTTGGCACAAACAAATTGCATGGTAgtataaaatag